In Methanothermus fervidus DSM 2088, a single genomic region encodes these proteins:
- a CDS encoding conserved hypothetical protein (KEGG: mth:MTH759 hypothetical protein~SPTR: O26853 Putative uncharacterized protein), with amino-acid sequence MRKILLSLFFILLIFIIFHVYSNDHDLTKISEEINNHLKQGNKYYNNAVIAINSNDTYSASKNCENAISEYKTVQNLTLLALSEGKNDEVFNRYLNLVLKDIENRINAVNELKLAIEMISNGKNVTAREHVKNANYYMLVSENLEKEREKIMKQYPQKFIQVYLLVLDLGLYVA; translated from the coding sequence ATGAGAAAAATTTTGCTGTCGCTGTTTTTTATTTTATTAATCTTTATTATTTTCCATGTTTATAGCAATGATCATGATCTAACAAAAATATCAGAGGAAATTAATAACCATCTTAAACAGGGAAATAAATACTATAATAATGCTGTTATAGCTATAAATTCTAATGATACCTATTCTGCCTCCAAAAATTGTGAAAACGCAATATCTGAATATAAAACTGTACAAAACTTAACATTATTGGCCTTATCTGAAGGAAAAAATGATGAAGTTTTTAATAGATATCTTAATTTAGTTCTTAAGGACATAGAAAACAGAATAAATGCTGTAAATGAGTTAAAGTTAGCAATAGAAATGATCAGTAATGGTAAGAATGTAACTGCAAGAGAACATGTAAAGAACGCCAACTATTATATGCTGGTTTCAGAGAATTTAGAAAAAGAACGAGAAAAGATAATGAAACAATATCCTCAAAAATTTATACAAGTTTATTTGTTGGTCCTTGATTTAGGTTTATATGTAGCATAG
- a CDS encoding replicative DNA polymerase I (COGs: COG0417 DNA polymerase elongation subunit (family B)~InterPro IPR017964: IPR017966: IPR012337: IPR006133: IPR 006134: IPR006172~KEGG: mth:MTH1208 DNA-dependent DNA polymerase family B protein~PFAM: DNA polymerase B region; DNA polymerase B exonuclease~PRIAM: DNA-directed DNA polymerase~SMART: DNA-directed DNA polymerase B~SPTR: O27276 DNA polymerase~PFAM: DNA polymerase family B; DNA polymerase family B, exonuclease domain), with product MILLDADYKTENKKPVVRLFCKDNNRRPVIALDRSFKPYIYVIPKDIEKCKEKLEKFDVEEIKVIEKRDLGKKIKVLKVVFLHPQEVPKVRDKIRKLNEVKEIREYDIPFYRRYLIDNNLFPMSKIIAEGKEYKRGDVTFIELEKPPKVLKDVYHDYKILAFDIEVRNPKGMPRPEKDEIIMISIVGNSGIKKVISSEGSTLNFVEEVSNEKEILERFKEIVKSENPDIIIGYNSDNFDFPYIRDRARKLGIKLDLGVDGSEIKFVRRGFSTAAMIKGILHVDLYWVIRQYIRLDTYTLERVYYELFGEEKKLGIPGDELWKYWDSDEKRDELFKYSLDDAESTYKIAKKILPLILELTRIVGQPLSDIARMTTGQQVEWFLIRKAFERNELVPNKPSKAELEERKRRRPVGGYVKEPEKGLHEDLVQFDFKSLYPSIIISKNVSPDTLTNEDKKDVYVAPESGHKFLKKPKGFIPSIIGEILDERAEIKEKMKKTKDPLEKKILNVQQEALKRLANTMYGVYGYPNFRWYCIECAEAITAWGRKYIKETIKEAEKFGFHTVYADTDGFYATYKPKSRTNK from the coding sequence ATGATATTATTAGATGCTGACTATAAGACGGAAAATAAGAAACCCGTGGTACGTTTATTTTGTAAAGATAATAATAGGAGACCTGTGATTGCATTAGATAGGTCATTTAAGCCATATATCTATGTTATACCAAAAGACATTGAAAAGTGTAAAGAAAAATTGGAAAAATTTGATGTAGAAGAAATTAAAGTTATAGAGAAAAGAGATTTAGGTAAAAAAATAAAAGTTTTGAAGGTTGTTTTTTTACATCCTCAAGAAGTTCCTAAAGTCAGAGATAAGATACGAAAATTAAATGAAGTAAAGGAAATTAGAGAATATGATATTCCATTTTATAGACGATACCTTATTGATAACAATTTATTCCCAATGTCAAAAATCATTGCTGAAGGTAAAGAATATAAAAGGGGCGATGTCACTTTTATAGAACTTGAGAAACCTCCTAAAGTATTGAAAGATGTTTATCATGATTATAAAATTTTAGCTTTTGATATTGAAGTTCGGAATCCAAAAGGCATGCCGCGTCCAGAAAAAGATGAAATTATAATGATCAGTATTGTGGGTAATTCTGGTATAAAGAAAGTAATATCAAGTGAAGGAAGTACACTAAATTTTGTTGAAGAAGTTTCCAATGAAAAAGAAATTTTAGAAAGGTTTAAAGAAATAGTAAAGTCTGAAAATCCAGATATAATTATTGGTTATAATTCAGATAATTTTGATTTCCCTTACATAAGAGATAGAGCAAGGAAGTTGGGAATTAAATTAGATCTTGGAGTTGATGGATCAGAAATAAAGTTTGTGAGGAGAGGATTTTCAACTGCAGCAATGATTAAAGGAATATTACATGTTGATCTTTATTGGGTAATACGGCAATATATAAGATTGGATACCTATACACTTGAACGTGTTTATTATGAATTGTTTGGTGAAGAGAAGAAGTTAGGAATACCTGGCGATGAACTATGGAAGTATTGGGATAGTGATGAAAAAAGAGACGAATTATTTAAATATTCTCTTGATGATGCAGAATCTACATACAAAATAGCTAAAAAAATTTTACCTCTAATATTAGAATTAACAAGGATAGTTGGTCAGCCTCTTTCTGATATAGCAAGAATGACAACGGGACAGCAAGTAGAATGGTTTTTAATCAGGAAAGCATTTGAACGCAATGAATTGGTACCAAACAAACCATCAAAAGCTGAACTTGAAGAAAGAAAACGAAGACGGCCTGTAGGTGGATATGTAAAAGAACCTGAAAAAGGATTACATGAGGATCTTGTACAATTTGATTTTAAAAGTTTATATCCAAGTATAATAATTTCTAAAAATGTTTCACCTGATACATTGACAAACGAAGATAAGAAAGATGTTTATGTTGCACCAGAATCAGGACATAAATTTTTAAAAAAGCCTAAAGGTTTTATACCTTCAATTATTGGAGAAATATTGGATGAAAGAGCAGAAATAAAAGAGAAGATGAAAAAAACAAAAGATCCTCTAGAAAAAAAGATTTTAAATGTACAGCAAGAAGCATTGAAAAGATTAGCCAACACAATGTATGGTGTTTATGGATATCCTAATTTTAGATGGTATTGTATTGAATGTGCAGAAGCAATAACAGCATGGGGTAGAAAATATATTAAAGAAACTATAAAAGAAGCTGAAAAATTTGGATTTCATACTGTATATGCAGACACTGATGGCTTCTATGCTACATATAAACCTAAATCAAGGACCAACAAATAA
- a CDS encoding predicted aconitase subunit 1 (COGs: COG1679 conserved hypothetical protein~InterPro IPR007506~KEGG: mth:MTH1421 hypothetical protein~PFAM: protein of unknown function DUF521~SPTR: O27472 Uncharacterized protein MTH_1421~PFAM: Protein of unknown function (DUF521)): MYLTREEEKMYEGEFGEAVRISMEILVTLGDIYDADRLINISSAQVSGASYKTIGDAGLEYLEDMVKNSATTSVYTTLNPIGMDLKRWEELNIPSNFAKKQIKIVKAYQKMGVTLSCTCTPYFCGNIPTFKSHIAWSESSAVIYANSVLGARTNREGGPSALAAAICGKTPRYGYHLEENRNPNVLVEVKEKLNGIDYAVLGYLIGKEINDKIPYFKMLNRPDVDDLKNLGAALASAGAVALYHIEGVTPEYSLIDKNEFEDKITVTKKDLKAAKEELSTTNEKPEIVCIGCPHSSIQDIKKVAEIVANKKLNCDLWVCTSLSTKIMADRMGYTKIIEKSGGKILCDTCMVVTPIEDLGYKTIGVDSAKAAIYLPSNNLDVIFNDLNNLI, encoded by the coding sequence ATGTATCTTACACGTGAAGAAGAAAAGATGTATGAAGGAGAATTTGGAGAGGCTGTTAGGATAAGTATGGAAATACTAGTTACATTAGGTGATATATATGATGCTGATAGATTGATAAATATTTCTTCAGCGCAAGTTTCGGGAGCATCTTATAAGACTATCGGAGATGCTGGACTTGAATATTTAGAAGATATGGTAAAAAATTCTGCAACTACAAGTGTTTACACAACGCTTAATCCAATTGGCATGGATTTAAAAAGATGGGAAGAATTGAATATACCTTCTAATTTTGCTAAAAAACAAATCAAAATAGTTAAAGCCTATCAAAAGATGGGCGTGACTTTATCATGTACATGTACTCCCTATTTTTGTGGAAATATTCCAACTTTTAAATCGCATATTGCATGGTCAGAATCCTCTGCAGTTATATATGCAAATTCAGTGTTAGGTGCTAGAACAAATAGAGAAGGAGGTCCAAGTGCACTAGCAGCTGCTATATGTGGAAAAACACCAAGATATGGATATCATTTAGAGGAAAATAGAAATCCAAATGTATTAGTGGAAGTAAAAGAAAAATTAAATGGAATTGATTATGCTGTTTTAGGATATTTAATAGGTAAAGAAATAAATGATAAAATACCTTATTTTAAAATGTTAAATAGACCAGATGTAGATGATTTAAAAAATTTAGGAGCTGCACTGGCATCTGCTGGAGCTGTTGCTCTTTACCATATCGAAGGAGTAACACCTGAGTATTCTCTTATAGATAAAAATGAATTTGAAGATAAAATTACTGTAACCAAAAAGGATTTAAAGGCTGCAAAGGAAGAATTATCTACAACAAATGAAAAACCTGAAATTGTATGTATAGGTTGTCCTCATTCATCAATTCAGGATATTAAAAAAGTTGCTGAAATAGTAGCAAATAAAAAATTAAATTGTGATTTGTGGGTTTGTACGTCATTGTCCACAAAAATTATGGCAGATAGAATGGGCTACACAAAAATTATCGAAAAATCTGGAGGAAAAATTTTATGTGATACTTGTATGGTAGTAACTCCTATTGAAGACCTTGGATATAAGACTATTGGCGTTGATTCTGCAAAAGCTGCTATTTACTTGCCAAGTAACAATTTAGATGTAATATTTAATGATTTAAACAACTTAATTTGA
- a CDS encoding phosphoesterase RecJ domain protein (COGs: COG0608 Single-stranded DNA-specific exonuclease~InterPro IPR001667: IPR003156~KEGG: mth:MTH1422 hypothetical protein~PFAM: phosphoesterase RecJ domain protein; phosphoesterase DHHA1~SPTR: O27473 Conserved protein~PFAM: DHH family; DHHA1 domain): protein MTQKKLQSLLNKADEGFKILKEHLDNENIVRIISHNDSDGLSSAGLVARAISENDGQFHVSIISRLHEEFIKKLAREKYKVFFFCDMGSSEIEILSKNLKGDVIVADHHQITGEINDIEGNGNIVHVNPHLFNIDGTQELSASGTAYLIMKNFEIEHLASMALVGAIGDMQCENGFLGVNKIILDEGLKKGEIKVKEDIRILHKDEYLYRALAFTFYPPLTGITGDFDSAKKFLEKIGINPKARYNELDKEEKEKLKESLCKINPDIYGKIYLDPGFGQLKDLRYFSEILDACGKSKEYGLALSICLKNKNEDIEKATKILKKYNEKIIKGLKWLKRENSKKMKNIQYVYTEDKSIKPIIGTLVSIAMSVGILDDSMPTLGLYKINNHVKVSARTNMSVVEKGVNLGKALKRASDSVGGNGGGHNVAAGAMIPYKEMNNFLNIVDEIVGEQKK, encoded by the coding sequence ATGACCCAGAAAAAGCTGCAGTCCTTGTTAAATAAGGCAGATGAAGGATTTAAAATTCTTAAAGAACATTTGGACAATGAAAATATTGTGCGTATAATATCACATAATGATTCTGATGGTTTATCATCTGCAGGATTGGTAGCTCGTGCCATATCTGAAAATGATGGACAATTTCATGTATCTATAATTTCTAGACTTCATGAAGAATTTATAAAAAAATTAGCAAGAGAAAAATATAAAGTATTCTTTTTCTGTGACATGGGAAGTTCTGAGATAGAAATATTATCAAAAAATTTAAAAGGAGATGTAATTGTTGCTGATCACCATCAGATAACTGGAGAAATAAACGATATTGAAGGAAATGGTAACATTGTTCATGTGAACCCACATCTTTTTAATATTGATGGTACACAAGAGTTGAGCGCTTCAGGTACTGCATATCTAATTATGAAAAATTTTGAAATAGAACATTTAGCTAGCATGGCTTTAGTAGGTGCTATAGGTGACATGCAATGTGAAAATGGATTTTTGGGTGTAAATAAAATAATATTAGATGAAGGTTTGAAAAAAGGCGAGATTAAAGTGAAGGAAGATATTAGGATATTACATAAAGATGAATATTTGTATAGAGCACTTGCATTTACTTTTTATCCACCACTTACCGGAATAACTGGAGATTTTGATTCTGCAAAAAAATTTTTAGAAAAAATAGGGATAAATCCCAAAGCAAGGTATAACGAATTGGACAAAGAAGAAAAAGAAAAACTTAAAGAATCCTTATGTAAAATAAATCCAGATATCTATGGAAAAATTTATTTAGATCCTGGATTTGGTCAACTTAAAGACCTTAGATATTTTTCAGAAATTTTGGACGCATGTGGTAAAAGCAAGGAGTATGGCTTGGCACTCAGCATATGTCTCAAAAATAAAAATGAAGACATTGAAAAAGCCACAAAGATCCTCAAAAAATATAATGAAAAAATAATAAAGGGATTAAAGTGGTTAAAAAGAGAAAATAGTAAAAAAATGAAGAATATACAATACGTTTACACAGAAGATAAATCTATAAAGCCAATTATAGGAACATTGGTAAGTATTGCAATGTCAGTAGGAATTCTTGATGATTCAATGCCGACTTTAGGTTTATACAAAATTAACAACCATGTAAAGGTTTCTGCAAGAACAAACATGTCTGTCGTTGAAAAGGGTGTAAATTTAGGTAAGGCATTGAAACGGGCTTCTGATAGTGTTGGTGGAAATGGAGGTGGCCATAACGTTGCTGCAGGTGCAATGATACCATACAAAGAAATGAATAATTTTTTAAATATTGTAGATGAAATTGTTGGTGAGCAAAAAAAGTGA
- a CDS encoding SSU ribosomal protein S15P (COGs: COG0184 Ribosomal protein S15P/S13E~InterPro IPR000589: IPR009068: IPR012606~KEGG: mth:MTH1423 30S ribosomal protein S15P~PFAM: ribosomal protein S15; Ribosomal S13S15 domain protein~SPTR: O27474 30S ribosomal protein S15P/S13e~PFAM: Ribosomal S13/S15 N-terminal domain; Ribosomal protein S15) has protein sequence MRGRKPDWVDYSKEEIEELVVKLYKEGHPPSKIGIILRDQYGIPKVKDVIGLKITQILEKHGLKPEYPEDLMNLIRRAVRLREHLKEHPKDLHSKRGLQLIESKIRRLVKYYKRKGVLPEGWKYDPEKAAVLVK, from the coding sequence ATGAGAGGAAGAAAACCTGACTGGGTAGATTATTCAAAAGAAGAAATAGAAGAATTAGTGGTGAAATTATACAAAGAAGGCCATCCACCAAGCAAAATAGGTATAATATTAAGAGATCAATATGGAATTCCAAAAGTAAAGGATGTCATTGGACTTAAAATTACACAAATACTTGAAAAACATGGCTTAAAGCCAGAATATCCTGAGGATTTAATGAATTTAATTCGTAGAGCAGTTAGATTACGTGAACACCTAAAAGAACATCCAAAAGATCTACATAGTAAGAGAGGATTGCAATTAATAGAGTCAAAGATCAGGCGTCTAGTAAAATATTACAAGAGGAAAGGTGTTCTTCCAGAAGGATGGAAGTATGACCCAGAAAAAGCTGCAGTCCTTGTTAAATAA
- a CDS encoding dITPase (COGs: COG0127 Xanthosine triphosphate pyrophosphatase~InterPro IPR002637~KEGG: mth:MTH1424 hypothetical protein~PFAM: Ham1 family protein~SPTR: O27475 Conserved protein~TIGRFAM: non-canonical purine NTP pyrophosphatase, rdgB/HAM1 family~PFAM: Ham1 family~TIGRFAM: non-canonical purine NTP pyrophosphatase, rdgB/HAM1 family) yields the protein MKKVIFITSNLHKVSEARKIFEENNIEMEHRNVKYYEIQGSLEEVASHAAKKLAEKLNHPVIVEDAGLFIKALNGFPGPYSSYVQKTIGNKGILKLMENIEDRQAEFKSVVGYCEPGSKPKIFVGVVKGNISTEEIGDKGFAFDPIFYPEGYKKTFGELDPEEKNRISHRGKSFRKFVSWFKKQQKVIK from the coding sequence ATGAAAAAGGTAATATTTATAACTAGTAATTTACACAAAGTATCTGAGGCAAGGAAAATATTTGAGGAAAATAATATAGAGATGGAGCATAGAAATGTTAAATATTATGAGATCCAAGGATCATTAGAAGAAGTGGCTTCTCATGCAGCAAAAAAATTAGCGGAAAAACTCAATCACCCTGTAATTGTTGAGGATGCAGGATTATTTATTAAGGCCTTAAATGGATTTCCAGGGCCTTATTCTTCCTATGTACAAAAAACAATAGGAAATAAAGGTATACTTAAATTAATGGAAAACATAGAGGATAGACAAGCTGAATTTAAATCTGTTGTAGGTTATTGTGAACCAGGTTCAAAACCTAAAATTTTTGTAGGAGTAGTTAAAGGTAATATATCTACAGAGGAGATTGGTGATAAGGGTTTTGCATTTGATCCCATTTTCTATCCTGAAGGATACAAAAAAACATTTGGAGAATTGGATCCTGAAGAAAAAAACAGAATATCACATAGAGGCAAATCCTTTAGAAAATTTGTATCATGGTTCAAAAAACAACAGAAGGTGATCAAATGA
- a CDS encoding O-sialoglycoprotein endopeptidase (COGs: COG0533 Metal-dependent protease with possible chaperone activity~InterPro IPR009220: IPR000719: IPR011009: IPR000905: IPR 018934: IPR017861: IPR002290: IPR008266: IPR017860~KEGG: mth:MTH1425 O-sialoglycoprotein endopeptidase/protein kinase~PFAM: peptidase M22 glycoprotease; RIO-like kinase~PRIAM: O-sialoglycoprotein endopeptidase~SMART: serine/threonine protein kinase~SPTR: O27476 Putative O-sialoglycoprotein endopeptidase~TIGRFAM: metalloendopeptidase, glycoprotease family~PFAM: Protein kinase domain; Glycoprotease family~TIGRFAM: Kae1-associated kinase Bud32; metallohydrolase, glycoprotease/Kae1 family; universal archaeal protein Kae1), translating into MLSLGIEGTAEKTGVGIVDNNGNILASVGEALIPQAGGIHPREAAEHHAKTIPKLIKKALNEAKIDIHDIDLVSFSKGPGLGPALRSVATAARTLALGLKVPIVGVNHCIAHIEIGRLTTSAEDPVSLYVSGGNTQIISFEEGRYRVLGETLDIAVGNLLDQFCREVGLGHPGGPIVEKLAKKSSKYIQLPYTVKGMDLSFSGLLTATIRKYEKGASLEDLCYSLQETAFSMLTEVTERALEHTKKDEVLLCGGVAVNKRLQEMLSIMCDEHGAEFYVPPAKYCGDNGAMIAWLGQLMYKYHGGDDIENTTVIQRYRTDEVDVPWMKSLGSRLKPPGNITAKGAEANIYKSKWNDYDTIVKERIPKKYRIKEIDEILRKSRVKREAKLIHEAKKQGVLTPLLLDINLKKKTIVMEYIKGKALKDVFHSINYKECIKICKKLGKCIGKLHNGGIIHGDLTTSNIILRDGKLVFIDFGLGQFSNEIEDKGVDLLVLKKSLENTNFNISDKCFKNIMKAYIEVTGEKEIMEKIKEIEARRRYT; encoded by the coding sequence ATGTTGTCACTAGGTATTGAAGGTACAGCTGAAAAAACAGGAGTAGGAATTGTAGATAACAATGGAAACATATTAGCATCTGTTGGTGAGGCTTTGATTCCACAAGCTGGGGGAATTCATCCAAGAGAAGCTGCTGAACATCATGCTAAAACTATTCCTAAATTAATAAAAAAAGCATTAAATGAAGCAAAAATAGATATACATGATATTGATCTTGTATCATTTTCAAAAGGACCTGGATTAGGTCCTGCTTTAAGATCTGTAGCTACAGCTGCTAGAACATTAGCTTTAGGTCTTAAAGTACCAATTGTTGGTGTTAATCACTGTATAGCACATATAGAAATTGGACGTTTAACAACAAGTGCTGAAGACCCTGTTTCACTTTATGTAAGTGGTGGTAACACACAAATAATATCCTTTGAAGAAGGAAGATATCGTGTTTTAGGAGAAACATTAGATATAGCTGTTGGGAATCTTTTAGATCAATTTTGTAGGGAAGTTGGATTAGGACACCCTGGTGGACCAATTGTAGAGAAACTGGCTAAAAAATCATCTAAATATATTCAACTTCCATATACAGTGAAAGGAATGGATTTATCTTTTTCTGGATTATTAACAGCTACCATAAGAAAATATGAAAAAGGAGCATCACTAGAGGATTTATGTTACAGTCTTCAAGAAACTGCTTTTTCAATGTTAACAGAAGTAACTGAGAGGGCATTAGAACATACAAAAAAAGATGAAGTTTTACTTTGTGGAGGAGTAGCTGTCAATAAAAGATTACAGGAAATGTTGTCTATTATGTGTGATGAACATGGAGCAGAATTTTATGTACCTCCTGCTAAATATTGTGGCGATAATGGAGCAATGATAGCATGGTTAGGACAGCTGATGTATAAATATCATGGTGGAGATGACATTGAGAATACAACTGTAATTCAACGATATAGAACTGATGAAGTTGATGTTCCATGGATGAAATCTTTAGGTAGTAGACTTAAACCTCCTGGAAATATAACTGCAAAAGGAGCAGAAGCAAATATTTATAAATCTAAATGGAATGATTATGATACAATTGTTAAAGAGAGAATTCCAAAAAAATATAGGATAAAAGAAATAGATGAAATACTTAGAAAAAGTAGAGTGAAAAGAGAAGCAAAATTAATACATGAAGCAAAGAAACAAGGCGTGTTGACACCTCTACTTCTAGATATAAATTTAAAAAAGAAAACTATTGTGATGGAATACATAAAAGGAAAAGCACTTAAGGACGTATTTCACAGTATAAATTACAAAGAATGTATAAAAATCTGTAAAAAATTAGGGAAATGCATTGGGAAACTCCACAATGGAGGAATTATTCACGGAGATCTCACAACCTCAAATATTATTTTAAGGGATGGAAAATTAGTTTTTATAGATTTTGGCCTTGGACAATTTTCAAATGAAATTGAAGATAAAGGAGTAGATCTTTTAGTTCTAAAAAAATCATTAGAAAATACTAATTTTAATATATCAGATAAGTGCTTTAAAAACATTATGAAAGCATATATTGAAGTGACTGGAGAAAAAGAAATTATGGAAAAAATAAAAGAAATAGAAGCAAGACGACGTTATACATAA
- a CDS encoding phosphoesterase PA-phosphatase related protein (InterPro IPR000326: IPR016118~KEGG: pth:PTH_1972 membrane-associated phospholipid phosphatase~PFAM: phosphoesterase PA-phosphatase related~SMART: phosphoesterase PA-phosphatase related~SPTR: A5D0T1 Membrane-associated phospholipid phosphatase~PFAM: PAP2 superfamily) has protein sequence MDFLDLIHYYNNYLFNIINHKLDNPYFDVIMPTITNFGAPSVLCLFFIVMFFLSNKKDKKIALLSVLSIIIAESIVTILKYTVNEPRPFLVIPNVDLLVVEKGYSFPSGHSAAAFAVAMILGNKYYIKLKGRNISMCLTLFYAILIAFSRIYIGVHYPIDVVGGGIVGIFSAYVILKFENNIYMILKKLINSIP, from the coding sequence ATGGATTTTTTAGACTTAATACATTACTACAATAATTATCTATTCAATATAATTAATCATAAATTAGATAATCCATATTTTGACGTCATAATGCCTACAATTACCAATTTTGGAGCCCCTAGTGTTTTATGTTTATTTTTTATAGTAATGTTTTTCCTTAGCAATAAGAAAGATAAAAAAATAGCTTTACTTTCTGTTTTAAGCATAATTATTGCGGAAAGCATCGTCACAATTTTAAAATATACTGTCAACGAACCTAGACCATTCCTTGTGATTCCAAACGTAGATCTTTTGGTTGTAGAAAAAGGTTATTCTTTTCCATCAGGCCACTCTGCAGCTGCATTTGCAGTAGCAATGATACTTGGAAATAAATATTATATTAAATTAAAAGGGAGAAACATTTCAATGTGTTTAACACTGTTTTATGCAATCTTGATAGCATTTTCAAGAATTTATATAGGAGTTCATTATCCTATAGACGTGGTTGGTGGAGGAATTGTAGGAATTTTCTCTGCATATGTTATTTTAAAATTTGAAAATAATATTTACATGATTTTGAAAAAATTAATCAACTCTATACCTTAA